In Halobaculum magnesiiphilum, the following proteins share a genomic window:
- a CDS encoding helix-turn-helix domain-containing protein — MAGDDGDGIVDLLGDDYARTILRETYGDTKSVESLTEACDADSSTVYRRVQRLQDAGLLEDEQQLDPGGHHYKTYRASVRAVHLELSDEGFEVTVDRPESDAADRFTRLYEGFK; from the coding sequence ATGGCCGGGGACGACGGGGACGGGATCGTCGACCTCCTCGGCGACGACTACGCCCGGACGATCCTCCGGGAGACGTACGGGGACACGAAGTCCGTCGAGTCGCTCACTGAGGCGTGCGACGCCGACTCCTCGACCGTCTACCGTCGGGTCCAGCGCCTCCAGGACGCCGGTCTGTTGGAAGACGAACAGCAGCTCGATCCGGGCGGTCACCACTACAAGACGTATCGCGCCAGCGTCAGGGCGGTCCACCTCGAACTGTCCGACGAGGGGTTCGAGGTGACGGTCGACAGACCCGAATCCGACGCCGCCGACCGCTTCACGCGGCTGTACGAGGGATTCAAATGA
- a CDS encoding DUF7521 family protein, translating to MTAVDAGTLLFLTAAATALAGTAVAVTAYRGYRRHDSAMMRYLAVGIALVAVAPFPITYGVAPLVGLDDATTLLAVLCANVAGLLALIYSLDGT from the coding sequence ATGACCGCCGTTGACGCGGGCACGCTGCTGTTCCTGACGGCCGCGGCGACGGCCCTCGCCGGCACCGCCGTCGCCGTGACGGCCTACCGGGGGTACCGCCGACACGACAGCGCGATGATGCGATACCTCGCCGTCGGCATCGCCCTCGTCGCGGTCGCGCCGTTCCCGATCACCTACGGCGTCGCGCCGCTCGTCGGACTCGACGACGCGACGACGCTCCTCGCGGTGCTGTGTGCGAACGTCGCCGGCCTGCTCGCGCTGATCTACTCGCTGGACGGCACCTGA
- a CDS encoding sensor domain-containing protein, whose product MTTTNYRDAFASFAGAPLDPRTYRSLLYLALAVPLGFGYLIAFSAAGSLTLGLSVTILAPVAVLGTLLLAVAVVWADAKLTAGLLGVEVSPWFPSRDLGIAEFCKRLVFARPTWTGLLYLCWRMVLAVIALVVLTTGLSLASGLLVAPLAYGEFLLIDYQLGVYRVNTLPRALGAAGLGALVGLLTLYAANLLGRVAAAVTSTLVDDSSVVAAEGNRDTEGDGDAEGDGDDASDADARTDA is encoded by the coding sequence ATGACGACGACGAACTACCGGGACGCGTTCGCCTCGTTCGCGGGCGCGCCCCTCGATCCCCGCACGTACCGAAGCCTCCTGTACCTCGCGCTCGCGGTCCCGCTCGGGTTCGGCTACCTGATCGCGTTCTCGGCGGCCGGGTCGCTGACGCTGGGGCTGAGCGTCACGATCCTCGCCCCGGTGGCGGTGCTGGGAACGCTGCTGCTGGCGGTCGCGGTCGTCTGGGCCGACGCGAAGCTGACGGCCGGCCTGCTCGGCGTCGAGGTGTCGCCGTGGTTCCCGTCGCGGGACCTCGGGATCGCGGAGTTCTGCAAGCGGCTCGTGTTCGCTCGCCCGACGTGGACCGGCCTGCTGTACCTCTGCTGGCGGATGGTGCTGGCCGTGATCGCGCTCGTCGTGTTGACGACGGGCCTGTCGCTGGCGTCGGGGCTGCTGGTCGCGCCGCTGGCGTACGGCGAGTTCCTGCTGATCGACTATCAGCTCGGGGTGTACCGCGTGAACACGCTCCCGCGGGCGCTCGGCGCCGCGGGTCTGGGTGCGCTCGTCGGCCTGCTCACCCTCTACGCCGCGAACCTCCTCGGGCGCGTCGCCGCGGCGGTCACGTCGACGCTCGTCGACGACAGCTCCGTCGTCGCCGCCGAGGGAAACAGGGACACGGAGGGTGACGGAGACGCGGAGGGCGACGGAGACGACGCTTCGGACGCCGACGCGCGAACCGACGCCTGA